A single region of the Procambarus clarkii isolate CNS0578487 chromosome 94, FALCON_Pclarkii_2.0, whole genome shotgun sequence genome encodes:
- the LOC138359995 gene encoding uncharacterized protein, with the protein MLFIPLTPLVHIVIWGRFSSCQGVFTCQGVFTCQGVFTCQGAFTYQGAFTCQGAFICQGAFTCQGRAFTCQAAFTCLGAFTCQAAFTCQGAFTCQAAFTCQGVFTCQAAFTYQAAFTCQGRAFTCQAAFTCQGRAFTCQAAFTCQAAFTCLGAFTSQAAFTCQGAFTCQAAFTCQGAFICQAAFTCQAAFTCQGRAFTCQAAFTCKAAFTCQGRAFTCQAAFTCQGAFTGYVSLGMDV; encoded by the coding sequence ATGTTGTTCATCCCGCTAACTCCACTAGTCCATATTGTGATCTGGGGGAGGTTCTCGTCCTGTCAGGGAGTCTTCACTTGTCAGGGAGTCTTCACTTGTCAGGGAGTCTTCACCTGTCAGGGAGCCTTCACCTATCAGGGAGCCTTCACCTGTCAGGGAGCCTTCATCTGTCAGGGAGCCTTCACCTGTCAGGGTCGAGCCTTCACCTGTCAGGCAGCCTTCACCTGTCTGGGAGCCTTCACCTGTCAGGCAGCTTTCACCTGTCAGGGAGCCTTCACCTGTCAGGCAGCCTTCACCTGTCAGGGAGTCTTCACCTGTCAGGCAGCCTTCACCTATCAGGCAGCCTTCACCTGTCAGGGTCGAGCCTTCACCTGTCAGGCAGCCTTCACCTGTCAGGGTCGAGCCTTCACCTGTCAGGCAGCCTTCACCTGTCAGGCAGCCTTCACCTGTCTGGGAGCCTTCACCAGTCAGGCAGCCTTCACCTGTCAGGGAGCCTTCACCTGTCAGGCAGCCTTCACCTGTCAGGGAGCCTTCATCTGTCAGGCAGCCTTCACCTGTCAGGCAGCCTTCACCTGTCAGGGTCGAGCCTTCACCTGTCAGGCAGCCTTCACCTGTAAGGCAGCCTTCACCTGTCAGGGTCGAGCCTTCACCTGTCAGGCAGCCTTCACCTGTCAGGGAGCCTTCACCGGTTACGTTAGCCTCGGGATGGATGTATAA